In a single window of the Phaeobacter sp. G2 genome:
- a CDS encoding ABC transporter substrate-binding protein, which yields MFKTLASGVAAAAFAASFAIPAWADTITVTDTMGRSVEVPEDPQRILLGFYFEDFMAIAGADSYDRVVAISKDTWEGWRNLQWQTYAAAIPRLEELTDIGEVESGSFSLEAAIAAQPDLAVLAAWQYRSLGDVADRMEAAGIPIVVVDYNAQTVEKHVQSTKILGQIMGTEDRAEALANEYAAAVGEIQTRLAQLPDDLHPKVYVELARKGKDTVDNSYSGTQWGSVIDQLGATNIANGQISNWGKLSPEYVLAQNPQTILLAGSGWAGRDQAVIMGPGVDPKLTHERMQAYMDRPGWNGLDAVKNGKVFGIYHGGNRTLYDYAFLQFLAKAMYPEQFADLDPQASLDRFFSTYMPVEFKGTYMTQLPGGDG from the coding sequence ATGTTCAAAACACTTGCAAGCGGCGTTGCCGCAGCTGCTTTTGCAGCCTCTTTCGCCATACCAGCCTGGGCTGACACAATCACCGTAACCGATACCATGGGCCGCAGCGTCGAGGTGCCAGAGGATCCGCAGCGGATCCTGCTGGGGTTCTACTTCGAGGACTTCATGGCCATCGCAGGCGCCGATTCCTATGACCGGGTTGTTGCGATTTCCAAAGACACCTGGGAAGGTTGGCGCAATCTGCAATGGCAGACCTACGCCGCAGCCATCCCACGTCTGGAAGAGCTTACGGATATTGGAGAAGTCGAATCCGGCTCCTTCTCGCTGGAGGCGGCAATTGCAGCTCAGCCTGACCTGGCCGTGCTTGCCGCCTGGCAGTATCGCAGCCTCGGAGATGTCGCCGACCGCATGGAGGCCGCAGGTATTCCGATCGTTGTCGTCGACTACAACGCCCAGACCGTGGAAAAACACGTCCAGTCCACCAAAATCCTGGGCCAGATCATGGGCACCGAGGACCGCGCCGAGGCGCTGGCGAATGAATACGCCGCTGCCGTTGGCGAGATTCAAACCCGCCTTGCGCAACTACCGGACGACCTCCACCCCAAAGTTTACGTGGAGCTGGCCCGAAAAGGCAAAGACACGGTCGACAACTCCTACTCAGGGACACAATGGGGATCCGTCATCGACCAGCTGGGCGCCACCAATATTGCCAATGGCCAGATCAGCAACTGGGGCAAGCTGAGCCCTGAATATGTGCTGGCGCAAAATCCACAGACAATTCTGCTCGCCGGGTCTGGCTGGGCCGGACGTGATCAGGCCGTTATCATGGGGCCAGGCGTGGACCCCAAGCTGACCCATGAGCGGATGCAAGCCTATATGGATCGTCCCGGCTGGAATGGTCTGGACGCAGTAAAGAACGGCAAGGTCTTTGGCATCTATCATGGCGGCAACCGCACGCTTTATGACTATGCCTTCCTGCAGTTCCTCGCCAAGGCAATGTACCCGGAACAGTTCGCGGATCTGGACCCGCAGGCCTCGCTTGACCGGTTCTTTTCCACCTATATGCCGGTTGAGTTTAAAGGCACCTACATGACCCAACTGCCAGGTGGCGACGGGTGA